The window AGGATTATAAGGGTTTGGTCAGCACTGGAAAATGATGTGGATACAGTGCCTACAGGGTGACTGAGTCTAGGTGGAGGCACATGGTGGGCTGCCAAtacaaataaatgtttgtttgttttttaaattatgaataAAGTTATGGTTCGGTTATGTCTTGTCTCTACATCACTTTATCAAGTCTAGGTTAGTCCATGCTTGAGTACCATGTGAACATAGTGGGACAATAAATAATGAAGACCCAGTTATCTTGGGTTTCAGTCATTCTGCTGACCTTAAGCATGTTAGCTTTTGGCCACTAGGGGCAACACATCAAACTGTATACACAACAATTACAAATTATCTTCTGGGTTATTAAGATGACATAAGATAATTTAGATCTTCATTGTCACTGTTACCagaacaatgaaacacagtttgGCATCTCTTCATTTGCAGCTGTAGGTTTTTACATTCCACATTATTTGGATAGGAGAATGagataaataaagataaaaataagcTTAAGAGGTAATGCACACATTATATACAGAAACAAAACATATGAATATATCTACAGTGTAAGGAGTAGGATCAGTGCAGTATAAGGTGCGATGTGATTGGTGGTATTGCACAGGGGTAGGAATGCTGGCTGCTACTGTACAGTTATATAAATAGAGGTAGGAATGTTGATTGTATTATACTGTAATGAGTactgttaataaataaatgctgtAATGAATACTGTATATAGATAAGTAGAGTGCAAGTGTCCATGAGTGTTGACAGCACAGTTAACTTTCAATCAGGGTGGAGGTAGGGCATGTTGGGTAGAAGCATGGGTAGACGCTCCTATTGAGTCTGTTTGTCTTTGACCTGATGGAGCTGTAGCATTTACCAAAGGGAATGGGGGGGAAGCGAGTGTCCAGGGTGCAATGGGTCCTTGATGATGATACTGGCTTTCCGTTGAAGTCTGAATGTCTCAGATGGGGGTTAGTGAAGTTGGGAGATTAAAGAGACACAATGTTTTGTTTACCTTGTTACATCACTTATATTTTTGGCTCTCATTAGTGCCAGGAAGCGACCCATTCCTTACTTCCGACCAAGCCCATCCTCTAGCAGTCGGTGCACCAGCGTGTCATCCTGGAGCAGCCTCTTCACTCGCAGCCGCAGCCGCAGCCCTCTGTACAGCATCAGCCGCAGCAGGAGCAGGAGCCAGAGCCACAGCTACTCCTCCTACCGGAGCTACAGCCGCAGTTCATCGTGGAACTCAGTCTTTGGGAGCCGCAGTCGCAGCCGGAGCCGCGGTTCGTTGAACAAACGGAACAAAACCAGGCACTAGGTTTCTCAACATTAGGAGACCAAATCTGCAGTTGTGGTTCCCGTTGAGAACGAGGACAGAGGCTGTCAGTGCAATcaactgtgtgtgtctcagtgCTCAGCTTTGATACTTGAGTGGAAATGTCCTAGCAGTGGGCCAACCACCATTGAAGCAGTCTTGTTCACTCTGCCCACAGACAGCTAGGAGACTGAAtgtctttttgtctcttttgtttttgtattgcaTCCTTTGCATCTGCACTCACAATGGCCTGAGACTGTTCATCTCCTAGATATTTACAATGCAAGCTGCATATAAGAAACATTATTAATGAATTTAGTCACCTAACATCCCTGTTCTATATATTTCTTTCCAGATGTCTGTACATTtcactttaatttatttttgcaaaTGCTTTAACAggctgttatttatttcataatttATGGCACATAATGCAGCTTAGTAATGGGTTCAACAAGCACTGAAATTACCTCATTCCCATTTTGATTTTGAATTGCAATATATGTTTTAGCCATATGCAAGTGCACAGTGCATATGGTTAACATGTAACTAATGTTTAACATGACATCAAGCATTTAGCATACCTGTGTCCTAGTTTTTGCACTAATAGATGAAGCATAGAGGTAACATTTGAGCCGTTTGATCCACTTACAAATGATTTCACAGGGATTGTTATCAGGAATAAAGAGAGGGTTTGTCGCTCTGATCTCAACACTTCACAAGGTGGAGGACAAACATGTTTCCGCCTCCTGACAGCACGCAAACTGGCTGTCAGCTCAAATGTCAAATTAATTCATCCTCTGATCAAGTGGAAAACAATTGAAATGTCAGTCCATGTAGTATAACAGAGAGCGATCGAAACAAGGGGAGATTCTTTTGACAAAACATCTGATGAATTTGTTTTGAGAAAAGGATGTTTTAAATATAAGATGATGAACTTTTTTTGTGCTCCAAAGCAGATCACATTTGTAGCTATGTTCATGTAGGGAATAGTCTCTGACTTTATTTGCTAGgtcgttttttttaattaggcaCAGAGAAAAGCTGTACTTTGCTGAAAATTAGTCTAAATTTGCAAACAGCACACATTCCCAATTTATTTGGAAAATTGTGTTCTTGCTGCACCACTGGAATAAACCCATAAACCATTATATTTTTGAGTTGTTACTCAACAGAAGGTCTAGTTTTGAGTTGTGCAGCACTATACATATTTATTACTTGTCTAATATTTATTGTTTCATTGTAACTCCCAGTAGTAGTCAGTCTTTCTATGCAACACTGTCACTTTGTAGTTTTTATGACACTGCTGTAACTGATtttgttgtaaattataatCCGGCTCATACATATTGTTCAACACAGACTGGATGAAATGGTGGAATATTATCCTCACTGTCTAAGCTTTTTatcttttgtgtatttttaaagcaCAAATATGACATTCTTGTAAAATATGCTCATCTGCTTTCTTGTCAAGAGTTTAAAGATCAATACCACGCTCAAGTCTGTTTCCTAAATATAACACCACAGCTAGAAGATAGAGCCTAACTTATTAAAAACACTGGAAAGCCAAACTAACCAAAGGTAACAAATTTTTCACCATAGTTGAAGCCTGCTAATTACCAACTTACATTTTATACAgtaattcacatttttaaaaactagcAAATGATCAAAAGAAAACTTTCCATCTGCAGTAATTTATATTTCTAGGCACGACTCTGTTCTGGGAACTCGCTGTCTTTTTgtgtcaaaacagaaaaagatgaGACCAGAAGCACACAACAGGGTTCACATTAGGGGTGACACTGATTAGTCAGAAACAGCATGAGAGGAGGAGCTAGGGTGGGTTGCAAAGTAGCTTGCAGGTATGCAGCAAATGTGCACAGactaaaacaagttaaacatTCTGTAAGCTAATTGGATGTGTTGAAAGGTGTCAGATAAGGCTGATGTGGGCTGGCAAAGAGATCAGTGCATTTGCTGGGATTGTGTCTGAGCTTGAGTCTGTGGCCTGACTGAAGTAAAGCTATGCACTCCAAGGTTactgcaaaacaaagaaaactgttAATTAGTGGGTATTAAAGCTTGTAGTAGGTTGAATGTGTTGCCTTTGGATAGAATCACATACCTATTTCCTGCTAACCAGCAGCTGATCACTATGTCACAGACATGAGCGTGGCAATGTTCTCATTTCGCGTTTGCATCTCCTAAGGTATCAAAAGATTTCTTCAAAGTTAATTTTGAGGGTGATCCAACTCCATAGTttcaatctgcaaaaaaaaagtttgaagctGCCTTGGCTTATGATTAAGAGTTATATTTCTCAATCATTTCAAATCCATCATCCTGTCTGCGTAACTGCTCCAGGCCTGACAGACTGCTCTCTATGCACTCAATACTCTCAGCTTATTTCCCTGAATGTCATCTAAATTGGAGGAATGAGGGAAATATGAGGCAGGAAGAGGAAGGAACTTGGCACAGAACTCATTCATAAACTATAAACTGATGATGACTCGTGACAAGCAGTGTTGACTAGGAGCCATGGGAAGATTTGTGCAGTCAAGTTGACAGATTTTTCTAGATGGGCACCCAGGGcaatgtcccccccccccccctttgtcAATGTAAAGTTTACATCAGTTCTTGTGCAAAATTATTTTGTATATGTGGTGTAAATATGCATCTGCATTGTATAAATTATACGAAGGGTGTGACTATTTTGTTTAGAGAATGTGATTGGAGCCTCCTTGGATGTTATAGATAAAATGTATCAACCAGTttaagaggaaaaagaagacGATATGCATCAGTCAACAGACTCTAGCTGTCTTTGTGCTTAAGGTCCCTTTGATCATGTATTTTGCTATTTTAAGAATTTCAATAACAAGCTCATATAGCAATAGTGATTCTATGTTATTGTAAAATTATGCATATTCTCCCCGTTTTTCACATGAACGAGCATACCGAAAAAGCATATTTTTCATACTGTCACGTTTTATCTTGCGTCAGTGTGAACTCTACATTGTAATGTCACCTTGAAATTGAATCGCCCCCTCTATGACCCCATGAAATTTCCTTTTGACTGTGTTCAGAAAAAGCTATATAAAATCGTGTTCTGAATGATGATGATTGCAGTCTTGTTTTAcgttcaaaaagaaaaaaaaaaatcaatacgcTCGGATCAGTAAACAGATTTCATAATCACAAGTCGAGCTCttagctgttttgttttatctgtACCGTGACATCAGTGCGTTTGACGCGAAGCTCTGCGTTACTTTCTATTAAAAAGTCTGTGAGTCACCAGGGAGCTCAAACTGCATGAGTGACATGTGGCCTCTGCAACTTAGTTTGGTAAAGAGTAGGCTTGGCCTTGATCAGCTGTTGCGCGCCCACTGTAAAAGAAAATCGTCACATCAACAAGCCATATTTTTTCTTAACTTACGCCTGAACGCGTATGTGAATGCTAAAACAAATTCTAAAAAGCATAAATATTGCGAATAGAAAATCATTGTGTTTTGTTACAGTGTTTTTGTCTTGTGATTTTAAGATTTGGTATTACTACTTTAATGGATATTTTTTACAGCGCGCTTTCTCCAGATCCTCCCAGCACTTTCCGGACACTTGTTCAGTGCAGACTCATCTGCTACGAGGTATAAAATCAAGCGCCAGAAGAAATGAGATCAGTTCAAGAAACTCGGAGACCACTTCGAAGTTTGTTTTTGGATCAACAAATGTCTTATTGAGTAATGGTGATGTGCCTAACCCAAACAATATAAAGTTTTCCTCATAGAGAGAGagtcactttttatttttatttttttcattttgcaccAATACCAGAACTTCATTACTGGATTTGAACTCAAGTGGATATGGCAGAGGGAGACTTTTACACGACGGGAAACCGACAGAGGTTTCCCAGAGATCCATTTGGAGAATCGCCATTCATTGATCAGTCtccattcagagaccagttagCGTCTCGGTTTATGGAAGATGAATTTGGGATGCCACCTTTCCCCGATGATCTGTCGATGGACTGGCCGGGGTGGGCTCGTCCGGGCCGGCTAAGCACGCGTCTCAGCTCCTCGCCCTTTAGCAGCAGTTTACGCACGGGTTTTCCCCCGCGTCAGACCACGGGAGGCCCCCAGCTGTATACCAGCAGATACGGCGAGCCCTCCTCCCGGAGTTCACCCACCACTACTTGTGGGGAACCCTGGAAAGTCTGCGTGAACGTCCACAGCTTCAAACCAGAAGAGTTGCACGTAAAAACGAGAGACGGATTTGTAGAAGTGTCAGGTGAGTTGAAGTATGATTGGAGAAATGAAAATTAGACGCTTTTCCTGGAAGAAGAAGTTCAATGAGGATAACAGCTTTAaatgaatcatttaaaaaaaaaaaaaaaaaaaaaaaaaaaaaaaaaaaaaccttctggGGAAATTTGATGTCTCATCAATGACACGCTGATATCAAAATGCAGTATATCACTGTGGTAGTCAGTTCTATTTATATGACACATTTAATAACATGCTTCTAAATTCCTTTAGACCTGAATTAGCAGGTCAAAACGTTATGTTTAAAGCCtattattaaatataaatatcacaaataGAGTGCCATGTACTTGTGAAAGCACATATCTTCATAAGTACACCTGCCACTAGCAGCCTGAAGTAATACTGTCTTCTTTAagagaaattattttattttttttccattataaCTTTCATTTCTTGTGTTGTATAGATGCTTACAGGTGAAGTACAGCAAATCATTCTTGCATGTTTAAAATGAAGTAAAAGCATGCCTGTTCATCTACTAATTTAACATTCCAGGGTTTCATGAGACTAtgcaaagtgtttttatttgtaaagaCCAAGCATCATGTAAAGTCATAGCAATGCAACCAAATCAAAGAGAAAATCAGTATTCAGTTTAAAGAAAACTTAAAGACAGTATATCTGAAATTCCTTTTTGTAATCTGGTCATGAAATATCTGATCTTTCCCTTCAGCACCATGACTGACACAGTACAGTGAAAAAGCCTCAGTGGCATGATATGGCCTCAGAATTAATGAGTCTCGATATGGAAGAGTGGGACAGATTTGGGTGACTGGGACTTCAAGGCAGGCAGATCCTCAAGCTCAGACACCTGTTTTGGATTCTTGGAGAATCACTCCCACAGCCATCCATGAGCTCAATTTAGATTTAAGGCAAGGCCATGACAACAGTCTCTGTTTACAATAAGAAGAGTTGCTCACTGTCACtaaacagcagagagagaatGTTCTGGAAATAGGGCCTCACTTTTACCCACAGTTCTCGGGTAGGTTGTGTCTCTGATGTTGTCACGTTCCTCCTCAGTCACTGATTACTGGAGTGAGTTCTACAAATTGCTTCCTTAACTCAGTGTTTCAAGAGACAGCTGAATTCCAGGGATACCCAGGACTGAGGAGGCCACAGAGGACAGCGGCCCCACAGCTCCGaggctttttttaaacacattgttGGTATGCCAGTTGGGTCATTCACTCAGCGCCATGTTGGGGCTGTCTGTCATGGTGACTCATCGTGATCAAGAAGTGTGACTGTGAATGTAATACAAGCAAGTTAGAGGTGTTCAGTACATGAATGAACTAGTCTTTTTAACATGTAAGCATGTTCAAAGTTTACTGAAAGAGGAGGCAAAGATTAAAAGAAAGCCAAGCTGAACACAAATATTGTCTGGAAAAGTACAGTGTAGCTGCATTTTAACGCAGatctttgggggtttttttatatTTGAGTTAAATTAGAATATCTGGTCTTAGAGACCCACACTGGTGGTCTGTAAAGTAACTCCAAGCAACTTTGCAGTCCATCAGATTCACTGAAACCTGAAATGCAACGCATAAGGGAGAGATCGCGTGTCCCCAGCAAGAAAATGTCAGCACATGTGTTTTGTTCAAATGCCTAAAATTAGTTTCTATTTATATCTCCTTGTTGTTGGTTGCTCAAGAGAAGTTCAAGAGAAAAGAGATGAACATTGGCTTGTGAAGTCCCATAATTTAATCCAGATTTTTAGCATTTTACGATTATTATTGGTGGCCGTATAAGTAAGTGACCGTACTTATATGATAGATTGGACGACTAAGTTGGTAATAGATtcttaatattaataattattaattaatccATAATATGTAGAACTTATTAAAAGGCTTTGCCCAATTTGAgataagaattttttttattttatctgctaATTTGCCTGTTTTTGTTAGCAGGATGCTTTGCTGTATTAGTGCAAGTagtgacacacaaaaaatgtcACACACTAAAATGGGAAAACAGACTTTTTAGAGCATCTGTAGCCACATAGTAAGGCTTGTCATTTTTCAGATACTTATGTAAAAAATGCTACAAAAGGCTTGAATTGGCTTGGCTGGAGCCTTGTAGGCAGCGTCTAACTACAGTTCCCTTTGTTAGGATCCACCTATCAGTCAAAGTGGCCGTGCTTCTTATATTGCAAACTAAAAGACTCATTACAATTTAAATGAGTGAGTTACTGTATAATAAAATTAATGTTGCAAAGAGCTATGAAATCATAGCTCTAACTTTTACAGATTATACAGCAGTAAATTAAATCACCCATGCAAAGGACATTTGCTTATATTTCATGATTTGGAAGGCACGGAAAAAGTCTTTTTGATCAAATCTGCTCTAATGGAATATTAATATATGAGTATATACTCAATAATACTTAATAGTAAGTAAACAAGAAATACACTAAACATACTGAAGAACCGAGACTAAAATGAATAATGTGAGAAACATTGTTAAATAGAGCTCTAAATTAGTACTGTGACCTGTGGTCTGATCTGCATTTGATTAGATTGGCCAACCTTAAACTACATACAATATGCATTGACCTTGACACAATAAAATTACCTCAGCACAGTCGATTCCTGCAACCAGCTCATAGAAAAGTCTAAATTACTgcgttttgtgtgtctgtcaagTTTACCTAATTTCTCCTAGTGTTACTAAATTATGGCACTGAGTAATGGCTCGAAAAGTATAACGTCATTATCTTATCCTATCAGATGTTTCATAAAATTTCTTCATAAGTAGCACAAAAAGCTGTATCCTCTATCTGCAAATAAGAAAACTACACCCAAGCTCTTGATATTTGTATTGACAGAAAATTGTATCTGTTACATAAAAACACCACTCTCCTCCAAGAACATGATGTATTACACATCTGGAATCTATAATCTCTGTCGTAAGAAACACATAAATGAGGGCCTTGTTGGACTACTCCCCTGACTAAGGcagatgctgtccaagataaagacaatgttggataacacctcccacccactccatgacatgttggtcagtcacaggagctcgttcagtgagagactgagattaccgaaaagcaccactgaacgacacaggaaatcattcctgcctgtggccatctccctgtacaacgcatccacttaacacactgtttgctgctacagctacacatgtttcttttccaaatatttatttataagtgacttatgtatgtatgtatgtatgtatgtatgtatatatatgtatatattgtactattcttagttagcgtattgtctgtcttgtcttaatgttggtttaaaatggagcactgtaacaaaaaataatttcccccagggatcaataaagtattctgattctgattctgataaatcTTAAATCAGGGGACCGATTGTACTTCTTAAGTCAGGATGAAGTTTTCATAATTATCCCATGACATCACTGCTGATCGTAGCTCACTTCTCTCCAGAGCATCACATGTTCTAGCCTCGATCTCTGGAGTCCAGCACTTTGAGCAGCTAGAAACGTCACTGCGGGGGTATAGAATAGGACATAGTCGAGCCTGTCGGGTATACAAAGGGGTCGAGGGGTGGGGCAGGCCATGCTGCTGGCAGCGGCATTGACATTTAGCAGTCCAGGAGCAGCTGCTTGCTAAGGCTGACAAACAGACTGGCcataaacagtgaagaagaagaTGGAAGAGGTGCTTTTTAGGGTTATATGTTCTCTCTAACATTAGTCTCTCTGCTGGGGAATCATTTTAGGAAACAGctaaagaggaagaaagagaaatCATGTCAACAAGTTCATTGCAATCACAAAGCAAACATTCTGGAAGGAATGAGCAATGGAAAACTGCACGATGTGTGCCAAGCTTTGAGCTCAGTTATATCAAcacctttttttatttacaccATACTAAAGATCTAAGAAGTCAAAGGTGATGGGTGGACTCTTTATGAGCTGTGTCCATTTGAACTGGTGACAGAGACATTTATAATGCATGACCTTGCCTAATCATTGCGCAACGTCAGACTACATCATTTCTGAAGTTGTGTTCACTCCTTTTCCCAAACAGGAAAGCACgaagagaaacaggaagaagGTGGAATAGTGACAAAGAATTTCACAAAGAAGATACAGTAAGTATAATTCTTGAGCTGCACCATTatcattttgttttcctgtgctgGTGCTCATAATGGATGGAAAAAGGCTCCAGTTTTCATTATATATGGCCACATACTAGTGCATgtcataaaatgtaaatattgttATGATACAGAGAACTCTCCTGACCTGAACCCCAGATTTTTATCTTAGAAATAATTCTAATAATTTGAGATATGGATTTCTGCTTTTCAGGAGCTATAAACTGGAATCatctaaatgaaaataaaaagcattttgaaatatttcacaACAAATAATGACTATAGAATATGTGAAAGTGAAATGCATTGCATTTTAGACATTATACTTACTAATACAGCCCAGTGCAATGTTAACAGCAAAGCTGTTTGTTGTTAGCTGTTATGATTATGGGACAATTTTCTTTAATGACTTTGGACAAATAGAATTATTAGCATAGTGATGTTTTTGCACTGGCAAAAACTTACTCGTACCTTTCTGCAATTTACTGTGTAAATTAAGCTCTCTGTTTTATAATGTAAGAAATAGCTGTTGTTGTGGATTGGCATTGTGTAAATAAGCTTGAAATGAAACTTACACAACAAATCAATTGCAAAGATAGGGTGGTCAGTAACCAGTGGACAAAATAATAGAACAAAACTCTCgtacacaaaatatttttttctggctTTTACTTATTTACATATTACAGTCACTCCTTGAATGAACCACTGACAGCTCAAACACAAGAAGGAAGCACAAAAATCTTATAGTTTTAAACGAAATGTTACGCTCACTTCCAATTCCACACGAGGGAGAACCAAGCCCAGGATATAATGCAAAGTCAAAATCAAATCTTCAATCCAAAAACAGGCATCATGCAAAATGGAGCAGGCAGCAAGACAAACAGTATTGTAGATCAGTCAAAAGTCAAAGTCCAAAAACAGAAGGCTGGGcacaaagaaacaagaaaaatctcAGGAAGACTAAGACACTAAAAATTAAGACCTATTGTCTGGAACAATGTGACAACTTCATCTGCATTTATGCACACTGATGAGACTATTTACTGGCTGAACACATGCGTGGCACAAAAAGGGTGTGAAACAGAAGAAAGCATGGGAGTGGAACTACCTGGCAACCAGAAATTTCAAAATATAAAGGAAATAACAAATACAGCACAGGTGACACTAACACAAGGAGGGATACTACGTAGAGAAAACAAAAGTGACAGCAAGAGACAAGTATCAatgattccaaaataaaacaggaaataattaAACAGAAACTCCACATTTTATATTTACCATTTAGTGGGTGTAAGTGTCGCTCCCCCAGTTTACTGTTTAAAACAAGTTCATTTCCCTTTAAAGTAACCTGCCTTTAAGCcatttttcttctgattggctgcgcCTCATTTACCGCAGGATTGAACAGGAGGTGAgtggggcttctgtgctcacagtcagAGCTGCATTCCTCAGataaatatttattacagaTATCTTTTGTGTTGCATAAAATAGAGCCAGGACTTTACAGCAGGAGCTGGAGCTTTTTCTTCTTAGGGATTACCTGTGATTTCATCTTTGGATATATTTAATAAGAACAGATTGTAACAGTGTgaagaacataaaaataaagaaaagcagaactGGTGCTCTTTAAAGCCACAAGCTACTTATCCATCAGATTTCTGACCCTGAAGCTCCCTAATGCTGATTTCTGAAAAAAGATAAAGCCTCCTTTCCTTCAGAAATCTGTGGAAAGCGCCTCAGTATTACTTGACTGTGCCAGGTTTAACTGGGATTGAAACATTGTTCTATAAACACCACAAAACTACAGCCAGAAAGATAACGCATAGTTGGctcatagagaaaaaaaaagatagaagGTAATTTAGTATTAAATATTAGCTTGTACTAAAGTTTTATCCCGACTTTCTGTCTTCTTTGGTACTTTTGTCCCTCTTCTGCACTTTTATTTCTACCTTTTCTCTAATTACAGATTTGAAAATGAACCACTGTATGTATGTAAAGTTATGGGCGACATGTCTTAAGTGTACCCCGCCTCTGCCTATAACAGCTAAATTGGACAAATGGTTGAGAACATGACAGTTAGCTTGCTTGCTTGCATGGTTTTCATATTAAATAGTCCATTACAGCACAGATCTTCATGTAGTTTGAgaatcatggagaaaaatgcCTTTAATCAATGAGAACTAATTGGAGGGAGATAAGCCGAAGAAATGCTCGACCAATGTTATACGAAGTTCATAAGTGGAGGAGTATGTAGATACATGCAGAAGTATTCGCTTGTTGAACAACATGAAAACGTCCTGCATGTATAATTGAATGTTTTACCTGTCAAGGTGAATTCTGCATTCCTCGTTTTAAATGTTATGTTGAACTCTCCAGTCAAAACACCAAACATGACTAGAATCCTAAAGTAGGTTTTACATAGACAAAGCAGCATCAGTGCAAAGCAGGAGTCTCTTACAGAGACTATTCATATGGTAACTAATCCAACCCAAATGAGCAACACAATAGTTTCCACATGCTGCCTGCCTCTAAGCCTTTGCCCATTTAATTGGGCAGTGGAAAGACTTCAAACGGAAGCGATAATCGTCAGTGCGAATCACCATCTCACTGGCACGTCAGTCCAGTTCTACTAATTTCATACTGGCTAATTAATAAGcaggtgctcaagcccctcacTGTTCATATCACAATATTTTTAATTGGAATGCCTTCAGATCACACCTGGGCTCCTCAGCTGAATATACGGGACAGGCTGACTATACAGAGAACAGGAGTGACTGGTGGTGTCAATGggtcaaatataaataactgtCCTCGATACACAAATACACGGGCTATATGAGAATgaaaaggaggaagagagagagttAGCATGGTAGACACATTCTTCTGTCTCGAGATTTGATTGGTTGTTGATGTCACTTGAAGTGCTACAACCTTCTTATTTTGGCTCTTCTCGTACATATGCTGTGTTTAGTGGCACTAAAGTTTTGTGTGGATTATTATGATTTGCAGCAGCCTGTATGCTGCATTTTACAGCGGGTAAGCCAATTGTAACTATTCTTTATATTTAACATCCTTGTCTGCAAAGTAGGTAGTAAATAAACCTTTCTTTCTGTATAATGTAAGATAAAGGTACAAAATGCAGATATTTATCTGcctgctgcttctgtttgcACTCCAATATGAAAAATTCAGAGCAAaaaacgtttgtttgttttttttaaatcttgctTTGTTACGAGAAAAAGGTATCTCATACCTAAAGTcttttgtaataataataataataataataataacttcaaAGAAGTTGCACCAAGAAGCAGTTTAGCTCCtcccaaaataataataatacagctGACAGAAAGATTTTGGGGCTACCTTAAAACTTTGCCATGAATTTATGCAGTTTGGACTACATGGACGGGATACATGGAAGGCTAGACATTCCAGATGTCAATGGGCTCACTTTCTGTTTGGCAGAAACTTGGCATTGATTTCTATTGTCCCAAATTTCTATACCCCCCAAAAATCTAACTCCATCTGAGACTTATTCTGAAGACCACATGTGCCCGTTTTGACAAAGCTTGAGAAAAGAATTTGACCTGTAAAAAAGAATTTTCCATTAAATTAAAATGGCAGAAAGTCAAGTATGGTAGAAATTTACATCATAGTGTGCTTTGAACtcttttgcttaaaaaaaattccATCTTCTTTTGAAATTgtaaaaatgcacttttaactttGATGGCGTTGGAGTGTTTGAGATGCAGACAAAAAACAGAGGATTGGTCTCAATCACATTACACAAGTTTTGATTCAAGGGGCTAGAGTCCAatggcaagaaaaaaagaagggtATGCGTATTGTTTCAACCCTCAGGATGTAGCGACATGTACACAAATGAATTAAGCCAGGTTTTACAATTATTAAGACAAGGATTTAGTAGGAACAGATACTTCAGTGTGGGGAGACAAAACCCCCACAGAGTCTGCTGGCTGAGGGAAA is drawn from Maylandia zebra isolate NMK-2024a linkage group LG12, Mzebra_GT3a, whole genome shotgun sequence and contains these coding sequences:
- the hspb8 gene encoding heat shock protein beta-8; protein product: MAEGDFYTTGNRQRFPRDPFGESPFIDQSPFRDQLASRFMEDEFGMPPFPDDLSMDWPGWARPGRLSTRLSSSPFSSSLRTGFPPRQTTGGPQLYTSRYGEPSSRSSPTTTCGEPWKVCVNVHSFKPEELHVKTRDGFVEVSGKHEEKQEEGGIVTKNFTKKIQIPTDVDPLTVFASLSPEGVLIIEARQTPPYYLFSDEGSQGGEKQEVEASKPQMAPMV